From one Nothobranchius furzeri strain GRZ-AD chromosome 2, NfurGRZ-RIMD1, whole genome shotgun sequence genomic stretch:
- the LOC129165396 gene encoding trace amine-associated receptor 1-like, translating to METGVTVNRTDAVAALHPCYEINNFSYKLTTTPSAVCVMLYGFLTLLSLVTVCGNLLVIISVFYFKQLHTPTNSLILSLAVADLLVGILVFPFSMAFSLSSCMHHEGLFCKVRGSFDILLSTCSILHLCCISIDRYYAVCQPLTYTFKINRRVVFIMTSFSWGVSALVGVGGTFPKLSSEQCEETCFIDELVANIVGPILSFYLPVVIMLCIYLKIFLVAQKQAQIIQTRMKCGVTASKMERKATKTLATVLGVFLFFWTPFFLCITFLSFIKSSVSVPVIETLNWLTLSNSMLNPFIYAFFYSWFRSAFKMIVSGKFLRGDFANFKLH from the coding sequence ATGGAGACAGGAGTAACAGTCAACAGGACTGACGCTGTGGCTGCCTTACATCCCTGCTATGAGATAAATAATTTCAGTTACAAACTAACCACAACACCTTCTGCTGTATGTGTAATGTTGTATGGTTTCCTTACACTTTTGTCTCTTGTCACAGTGTGCGGGAATCTCCTTGTAATAATCTCTGTGTTTTACTTCAAACAGCTCCACACCCCTACTAACTCCCTCATTCTGTCTCTGGCTGTGGCTGACCTGCTTGTAGGGATTCTAGTGTTTCCTTTCAGCATGGCATTCTCTCTCAGCTCATGTATGCATCATGAAGGGTTGTTTTGTAAAGTCAGAGGCAGCTTTGATATATTACTCAGCACATGCTCTATCCTGCATCTGTGTTGTATTTCTATTGACAGATATTATGCCGTGTGTCAGCCACTAACATATACATTTAAAATCAACCGCCGTGTTGTATTCATCATGACTTCTTTTAGCTGGGGGGTTTCTGCTCTTGTTGGAGTTGGAGGGACATTTCCTAAACTAAGCAGTGAACAATGTGAGGAAACATGTTTTATTGATGAACTCGTGGCAAACATAGTTGGACCAATATTGTCGTTTTACCTCCCAGTCGTCATAATGCTTTGTATCTACCTGAAGATTTTCCTAGTTGCACAGAAACAGGCACAAATCATCCAAACTAGGATGAAGTGTGGAGTAACTGCCAGCAAGATGGAAAGAAAGGCAACAAAAACTCTGGCTACAGTTCTGggagtttttctctttttttggaCCCCTTTCTTTCTTTGCAttacttttctttcttttatcaAAAGTTCAGTTTCGGTGCCTGTGATCGAAACACTTAACTGGCTAACGCTGTCAAATTCCATGCTGAATCCATTTATCTATGCTTTCTTTTACAGCTGGTTTAGATCAgcttttaaaatgattgtttctgGAAAATTCTTAAGAGGTGATTTTGCAAACTTTAAACTGCATTGA